A DNA window from Thalassospiraceae bacterium LMO-JJ14 contains the following coding sequences:
- a CDS encoding DUF6527 family protein: protein MKRPIAFNHEFVEFIPEKLAERTIYVSINYATATHKCACGCGAEVVTPISPTDWKLMFDGRSVSLHPSIGNWSLKCRSHYWIKNDRISWAEDWSPERVAAFRGQKKTIRITSSSSKRKLNPLEMLWKLVTDAICK from the coding sequence ATGAAACGTCCAATCGCGTTTAACCATGAATTCGTAGAATTCATTCCCGAAAAATTGGCGGAACGTACAATCTACGTGTCGATCAACTACGCAACGGCAACACATAAGTGCGCATGCGGTTGCGGCGCAGAGGTGGTGACCCCGATTTCGCCAACGGACTGGAAGTTAATGTTCGATGGCCGGTCCGTTTCGTTGCACCCGTCCATCGGCAACTGGAGCCTAAAATGCCGGTCACATTACTGGATCAAGAATGATCGCATTAGCTGGGCAGAGGATTGGTCGCCGGAGCGTGTTGCCGCTTTTCGGGGCCAGAAAAAAACCATTCGGATTACTTCATCCAGTTCTAAGCGCAAGTTAAATCCGCTTGAAATGTTGTGGAAACT